Proteins co-encoded in one Melitaea cinxia chromosome 13, ilMelCinx1.1, whole genome shotgun sequence genomic window:
- the LOC123658984 gene encoding protein fem-1 homolog CG6966: MSVGVWDLMELVPMRCQWIERLRHCGKTLLRRQRRLIRRLKKMYLHSWRSDELSMLVGAKTTGATPLVIACRNGHFDVAEYLIERCKADIEQPGSVTFDGETIEGAPPLWCAAAAGHLPLVRLLVRAGANVNSTTRTHSTPLRAACFDGHFVIVKFLVENGADIEIANRHGHTCLMIACYKGHIHIAKYLLSLNADVNRKSVKGNTALHDCAESGSLHILKMLLGHGATMDVDSYGMTPLLAASVTGHTHIVEHLINTEYGLVTRQQRIDALELLGATYVDKRRDMVGALALWKRAMDDRFPADDSEPIPKPKDIPRIEAYDYAVEPSDAQQLEELLADPDAMRMQALVIRERILGPAHPDTSYYVRYRGAVYADAGRFARCRQLWHHALDMQRAVLPPLSPLTQSSLYSFAELFSYMLAERARPPLRGRIVPPVTFEDIDPVFRKALAEIDRGKALLDSKISIDREHTLTTLQRVLVISLHLAALMAKLLEEPECTEDVSRKIHKAVYSLVKLDIKVRQGRSSLHVACSAEGGRARGAAGSEAACPALVALMLRLGAAPDARDADGNTPLHLVCKLNPCPAEVVRELLSHGAHIDTVNYEGETPEEILKSTQQCLGAIVNPLKYTTLKCLAARTVKNYRLPYRHVVPQCLHATIITH, encoded by the exons ATGTCAGTGGGTGTGTGGGATCTTATGGAGCTGGTGCCTATGAGGTGCCAGTGGATCGAGAGGCTGAGGCACTGCGGGAAGACGCTCCTCAGGCGGCAGAGGAGACTGATACGAAGACTTAAGAAG ATGTACCTACACAGTTGGCGCTCTGACGAGCTGAGCATGTTAGTGGGTGCGAAGACGACGGGCGCGACGCCGCTCGTGATCGCCTGCAGGAACGGCCACTTCGACGTCGCGGAGTACCTTATCGAACGCTGCAAGGCGGACATCGAGCAGCCCGGTTCAG TAACGTTCGATGGCGAGACGATAGAGGGCGCACCGCCACTGTGGTGCGCGGCCGCGGCGGGCCACCTGCCCCTGGTGCGCTTGTTAGTTCGTGCGGGCGCGAACGTCAACTCCACGACGCGTACGCACAGCACGCCGCTCAGGGCAGCGTGCTTCGACGGTCACTTTGTTATTGTTAAGTTCCTAGTTGAGAATGGCGCAG ATATAGAAATAGCGAATCGACACGGTCACACGTGCCTAATGATAGCCTGTTACAAAGGTCATATACACATAGCGAAGTACCTGCTATCGTTGAACGCGGACGTTAACAGGAAGAGTGTTAAAGGCAACACGGCTCTGCACGACTGCGCGGAAAGCGGTTCGCTTCATATACTCAAAATGCTGTTAGGACACGGAGCAACTATGGATGTGGACTCATATG gCATGACACCTTTGCTAGCAGCGTCGGTGACAGGACACACGCACATCGTCGAACATCTAATAAACACGGAGTACGGTCTAGTGACGCGACAGCAACGTATCGATGCGCTAGAGTTGTTGGGCGCGACGTATGTCGATAAACGTCGCGATATGGTCGGCGCGCTCGCGCTTTGGAAGCGAGCGATGGACGATAG GTTTCCAGCAGACGACAGTGAACCGATACCAAAACCTAAGGACATTCCCCGTATAGAGGCGTACGACTATGCAGTGGAGCCGAGCGACGCGCAAcagttagaggaactactggcGGACCCAGATGCCATGAGGATGCAGGCGCTGGTCATAAGAGAGAGGATATtag GGCCCGCGCACCCGGACACGTCGTACTACGTGCGCTACCGCGGCGCCGTGTACGCGGACGCGGGCCGCTTCGCGCGCTGCCGGCAGCTGTGGCACCACGCGCTCGACATGCAGCGCGCCGTGCTGCCGCCGCTGTCGCCGCTCACGCAGTCCAGCCTCTACAGCTTCGCGGAGCTCTTCTCCTACATGCTGGCCGAGCGCGCGCGGCCGCCGCTCAGGG GTCGCATAGTTCCACCAGTGACGTTCGAAGACATAGACCCAGTATTTAGGAAAGCGTTGGCAGAAATCGACCGAGGCAAGGCCTTACTCGATTCCAAAATTAGTATCGATAGGGAACATACGTTGACAACACTACAGAGGGTGTTAGTGATATCGCTGCACTTGGCGGCATTAATGGCGAAACTGCTTGAAGAGCCGGAGTGCACAGAGGACGTTTCCAGAAAGATTCATAAGGCTGTATACTCACTCGTCAAACTAGATATTAAG GTACGGCAAGGGCGCTCGTCGCTGCACGTGGCGTGCTCGGCGGAGGGCGGGCGGGCGCGAGGCGCGGCGGGCAGCGAGGCGGCGTGCCCCGCGCTCGTGGCGCTCATGCTGCGCCTCGGGGCCGCGCCCGACGCGCGCGACGCGGACGGGAACACGCCGCTGCACCTCGTCTGCAAG CTGAACCCGTGTCCCGCGGAGGTAGTGCGAGAACTCCTATCGCACGGCGCACACATCGACACGGTCAACTATGAGGGTGAAACTCCAGAAGAAATCCTCAAATCGACGCAACAGTGCCTCGGCGCCATAGTCaatccattaaaatatacaactttAAAATGCCTCGCGGCTCGCACGGTTAAGAATTATAGATTACCCTACCGACACGTCGTACCGCAGTGCTTACATGCGACCATAATCACTCACTGA
- the LOC123658985 gene encoding uncharacterized protein LOC123658985 codes for MKKFEFSSNHVVPEQIFSGKLFYNVYKDAEFLRHSDNIETILAKGYQLRKTLKETKPGELVKVDGMYLERNTPLLIKKTGPNVQIENFEFTANRLNGLVAAYAFENRLRFPILNSSEASALGLKWDNKNEIKCRLFLSSVSGTEHFYDQFRYYPLLCALRKLQLNKITLEPVIKIAKIKNTQGERMAKELLRNHLEVNQLLKHFPGALKFNLKMQLCTAPPELKKFFLEP; via the exons ATGAAAAAGTTTGAATTTTCGTCGAATCATGTCGTTCCAGAACAAATTTTTTCGggcaaattgttttataatgtgTATAAAGATGCGGAATTCTTACGACACAGTGATAATATAGAAACAATATTGGCAAAAGGTTACCAGCTGCGCAAAACATTGAAAGAGACAAAGCCTGGTGAACTCGTTAAAGTCGACGGCATGTATCTCGAAAGAAA cacaccacttttaattaaaaaaactggtCCTAATGTGCAAATTGAAAACTTTGAATTTACAGCAAATCGTTTGAATGGATTGGTTGCTGCTTATGCATTTGAAAACCGTTTGAGATTCCCTATTCTCAACTCTTCTGAAGCCTCAGCTTTGGGTCTGAAATGGGATAACAAAAACGAAATCAAATGTCGTCTGTTTCTGTCATCAGTAAGTGGAACGGAGCACTTTTATGACCAATTCCGATATTACCCATTGTTGTGTGCATTACGAAAACTTCAACTTAACAAAATAACTTTAGAACCAGTCATCAAAATCGCAAAAATCAAGAACACCCAAGGTGAACGTATGGCTAAAGAATTATTGCGTAATCATTTAGAGGTGAATCAGCTTTTGAAACATTTTCCAGgagctttaaaatttaatttgaaaatgcaACTATGCACTGCACCACCTGAATTGAAAAAGTTTTTCCTTGAACCTTGA